A window of Panicum virgatum strain AP13 chromosome 8K, P.virgatum_v5, whole genome shotgun sequence contains these coding sequences:
- the LOC120645553 gene encoding uncharacterized protein LOC120645553, with product MNPKKCAFGVIAGKFLGFMVHERGIKLGDKSKNAIMPMTPPGNKKELQSLISKLNYIRRFILNLSSKIEPFMPLMKIKSTSDFTWGQDQQKAFDELKRYLSSPPVLVPPQLDQPFTVYLLADERFGAVQLAPADPLHPIIKPRPFRGWGMDMIGQINPPTSKGHKWILAATDYFTKWVETVPMKNVTAKDVVNFIKEHIIYRFGIPQTIATDQGTVFTAEEFKKFAKEMGITLIQSSPYYLRAG from the exons ATGAATCCTAAGAAGTGTGCGTTCGGTGTTATAGCAGGGAAGTTCCTGGGCTTCATGGTGCACGAGCGTGGGATCAAGTTAGGTGACAAGAGCAAGAATGCCATCATGCCGATGACCCCGCCAGGAAATAAGAAGGAGCTACAGAGTTTGATCAGCAAATTGAATTACATCAGGCGATTCATATTGAATCTGTCTAGCAAGATTGAGCCGTTCATGCCGCTCATGAAAATCAAGAGCACCAGCGACTTCACTTGGGGGCAAGACCAGCAGAAGGCATTCGACGAGTTGAAGCGATATCTTTCATCGCCTCCTGTGTTGGTCCCACCTCAACTAGACCAACCGTTCACGGTGTATCTATTAGCCGATGAG AGGTTCGGGGCAGTGCAGTTGGCTCCAGCAGACCCATTACACCCGATCATCAAGCCAAGGCCGTTCAGaggatggggcatggacatgattggccAGATCAACCCTCCGACCAGTAAAGGACATAAGTGGATTTTAGCAGCCACGGACTACTTCACCAAGTGGGTTGAGACCGTTCCGATGAAGAATGTCACGGCTAAAGATGTGGTGAACTTCATCAAGGAGCATATTATATATAGATTTGGTATTCCTCAGACGATTGCTACCGATCAAGGGACGGTTTTCACAGCAGAGGAATTCAAGAAGTTCGCCAAGGAGATGGGCATTACTTTGATCCAGTCATCTCCGTACTACCTACGAGCAGGCTGA